One genomic segment of Candidatus Polarisedimenticolaceae bacterium includes these proteins:
- a CDS encoding GAF domain-containing protein, with translation MKAPIALETLTPCFQGIIPSFFYTCSKAGVPNCAVISHVEYVDPKHVALSHQFFNKSKRNISENPSAMIRVVDPDDGQCYELRVRYVRAETTGPVFQSMNLRIEAIAAHSGLKGIFKLLAADIYEVVSVVKALDEVGIPRVNDRRAQGVLFTMKALQEFTDRIHRATCLEGLLDSILEALESLFGFSHSMILLVDDKPGRLVTIASRGYPEAGVGAEVGVGDGIIGLVAEARKPIRISGLIRQMLYAYAVMTRAQQQGLCSEKRRIPLPGLAHPESQLGIPLTARGELAGVLCIESEKPYRFHEEDKIYLEVLGGYLAIAIQNMLLHQRAEDDVESAAAPQAAAPTSPTNGKKREIAYYAADEVIMADGEYLVRSLPARLLWKFLTERQRDGRTEFTNRELRLDKSLALPAYKDNLESRLILLRKRLKERCPEIRIVPSARGRFVVDVGCELRLEER, from the coding sequence ATGAAGGCGCCGATCGCGCTCGAAACGCTCACGCCGTGCTTCCAGGGGATCATCCCCTCGTTCTTCTACACGTGCTCGAAGGCCGGCGTCCCCAACTGCGCCGTGATCAGCCACGTGGAGTACGTCGATCCCAAGCACGTCGCGCTGTCGCACCAGTTCTTCAACAAGAGCAAGCGGAACATCTCGGAGAACCCGAGCGCGATGATCCGCGTCGTCGATCCCGACGACGGACAGTGCTACGAGCTGCGCGTGCGCTACGTGCGCGCCGAGACGACGGGCCCGGTCTTCCAGTCGATGAACCTCCGCATCGAGGCGATCGCCGCGCACTCGGGGCTCAAGGGGATCTTCAAGCTCTTGGCCGCCGACATCTACGAGGTCGTCTCGGTGGTGAAGGCGCTCGACGAGGTCGGCATCCCGCGGGTGAACGACCGCAGGGCGCAGGGCGTGCTCTTCACGATGAAGGCGCTCCAGGAGTTCACCGACCGCATTCACCGCGCGACCTGTCTCGAGGGTCTCTTGGACTCGATCCTCGAGGCGCTCGAGAGCCTCTTCGGCTTCAGCCACTCGATGATCCTGCTCGTCGACGACAAGCCCGGCCGCCTCGTCACGATCGCGAGCCGCGGCTACCCCGAAGCCGGCGTCGGCGCCGAGGTCGGCGTCGGCGACGGCATCATCGGACTCGTCGCCGAGGCGCGAAAGCCGATCCGCATCTCCGGCCTCATCCGCCAGATGCTCTACGCCTACGCCGTCATGACCCGCGCGCAGCAGCAGGGCCTCTGCTCCGAGAAGCGCCGCATTCCCCTGCCCGGCCTCGCGCACCCCGAGAGCCAGCTCGGCATTCCGCTCACGGCGCGCGGCGAGCTTGCCGGCGTCCTCTGCATCGAGAGCGAGAAGCCCTACCGCTTCCACGAGGAGGACAAGATCTACCTCGAGGTCCTCGGCGGCTACCTCGCAATCGCGATCCAGAACATGCTGCTCCACCAGCGGGCCGAGGACGATGTGGAGTCCGCGGCAGCGCCGCAGGCCGCCGCACCCACCTCTCCGACGAACGGCAAGAAGCGAGAGATCGCCTACTACGCCGCCGACGAAGTGATCATGGCCGACGGCGAGTACCTCGTTCGAAGCCTGCCCGCGCGCCTCCTCTGGAAGTTCCTCACCGAGCGGCAGCGTGACGGCCGCACCGAGTTCACCAATCGCGAGCTGCGCCTCGACAAGTCGCTCGCGCTTCCCGCGTACAAGGACAACCTCGAGAGCCGCCTCATCCTCCTGCGCAAGCGTCTCAAGGAGCGGTGCCCCGAGATCCGGATCGTCCCGAGCGCGCGCGGGCGGTTCGTCGTCGATGTGGGTTGCGAGCTGAGGCTGGAAGAGCGGTAA